The Aerococcaceae bacterium DSM 111021 DNA segment GGGTGTCTCAGGTAGCGTGTCTGAAAGATTATGTATAGTTGTGATATAGTTAAACGTTAAGTTTTCAGCTTGTTCAGAAGGTGTATCTTTGAACTGTTGTGATTCATGCATTATTATATCTCGTAGAAGCGTATAATTACGTCGTGCCGAGGGTTCTTTTTTCTCGTCAAGTAAAGTCATGCTATCATCAGCTAAACGCCTCAAATCGCGAATATGTCTCGTTACAATAGTGTCATCTGCTTTTAGAAGTGAGTCATTGTTAGTCCATGCTTGAATGTCCATTTAACTGTGCCCCTTTTCATAATTGATACATTCATTGTAACAATATATACTTAGAAGAACGATTATTCTACCTTGAAAGGGAGTAAATTATGAAAACAAAGCAAACATGGATTGATTACTATAATATGGAAGCTCATCCTGAAGGAGGGTATTTTCATCAAGTATTAAAGTCAGAAGAAACCATTGATCGAAAGAATCAGTTGCCTAGAGCCTTATATACGAGCATATATTTTTTATTAACGGATTCTAATCCATCGAGATTTCATCGTTTAACTGCAGATGAGGTGTGGTATTACCATTATGGAAATCCACTTACCATTCATATGATTACATCGGAAGGAGAGTATCAACAGGTCGCTTTAGGTACGGATGTAGAAAAGGGTGAAGTACTTCAGGCAGTTGTACCTAAGGATACAATATTTGGTTCTACGGTTGAAGAAAAAGATGGGTACTCATTAGTAGGCTGTATGGTTAGTCCTGGATTTGAATTTGAAGACTTTGAATTGTTTGAAAGAAGTACACTTTTGAATCAATATCCCCAACACGAAGCGATTATATCTCGATTAACGAAATAATAATGAATATGTAAAAGTCATAAAATTAAATGTAAAAAAGAATCCCTAGACTCAATGTCTTAGGGATTCTTTTTTGCATTTAATTATTTTAAGTCTTTTAAACGAGCATTTTTAACATCAGTAATTGTTTGAGTACC contains these protein-coding regions:
- a CDS encoding cupin domain-containing protein — encoded protein: MKTKQTWIDYYNMEAHPEGGYFHQVLKSEETIDRKNQLPRALYTSIYFLLTDSNPSRFHRLTADEVWYYHYGNPLTIHMITSEGEYQQVALGTDVEKGEVLQAVVPKDTIFGSTVEEKDGYSLVGCMVSPGFEFEDFELFERSTLLNQYPQHEAIISRLTK